A stretch of Lactiplantibacillus brownii DNA encodes these proteins:
- a CDS encoding NAD(P)/FAD-dependent oxidoreductase, with amino-acid sequence MTSAYDLTIVGGGPVGMFAAFYAGMRNAKVQLLESLPELGGQVQALYPEKMIHDIAGYPAIRARDLVSQLATQMQQFPIDVKLNQAVTDVTGTMGNFELTTSDGTNSKSKAIIVATGSGAFQPRKLAVDNATQFEGQQLFYHIPSLVQFKNQVVLVAGGGDSAIDMALMLEPVAKQVYLMHRRDQFRGMEHSVDLLKASSVEIKTPFLIKALAKRPNGQLDLTMKEVRGTAEEQLAVDSLLVNYGFIADNKVIRNWQVTPTMSHRLIEVDTQMATDIPGIAAIGDTVVYPGKLGLIASGFGEAPNAVNQLMMQLYPDRRSPLHSTTLFEKRAH; translated from the coding sequence ATGACTTCAGCATATGATTTAACGATTGTTGGTGGTGGGCCGGTCGGCATGTTCGCGGCATTTTACGCGGGTATGCGGAATGCAAAAGTGCAATTGCTGGAAAGTCTGCCTGAGTTGGGTGGACAAGTCCAAGCCTTGTATCCGGAAAAAATGATCCATGATATTGCGGGTTATCCGGCAATTCGTGCCCGTGATTTAGTGTCACAGTTAGCTACTCAGATGCAACAATTTCCGATTGACGTTAAGTTGAATCAGGCCGTGACGGATGTGACGGGAACGATGGGAAATTTTGAGCTGACGACTAGTGATGGGACGAATTCCAAGTCAAAAGCGATTATTGTGGCGACTGGGAGCGGAGCCTTTCAACCACGTAAATTAGCGGTCGACAATGCCACACAGTTTGAAGGCCAACAACTTTTCTACCATATTCCGAGCCTAGTACAATTTAAAAATCAAGTCGTCCTTGTAGCCGGCGGTGGTGATTCGGCAATTGATATGGCACTCATGCTAGAACCGGTGGCCAAGCAAGTTTATCTCATGCATCGCCGTGATCAATTTCGTGGTATGGAACACAGCGTGGACTTGTTGAAAGCTTCATCGGTTGAAATTAAAACCCCATTTTTAATCAAGGCATTAGCTAAGCGTCCCAATGGTCAGTTGGACTTAACGATGAAAGAAGTTCGTGGTACGGCTGAGGAACAACTAGCGGTGGATTCGTTACTCGTGAATTATGGTTTCATCGCAGACAATAAAGTCATTCGCAACTGGCAAGTGACGCCAACCATGAGTCATCGGTTAATTGAGGTGGACACCCAAATGGCTACGGATATTCCTGGGATTGCGGCAATTGGTGATACCGTTGTTTATCCCGGCAAATTGGGGCTGATCGCGAGTGGTTTTGGTGAAGCCCCCAATGCGGTGAACCAGTTGATGATGCAACTCTATCCAGATCGACGGAGTCCACTGCATAGCACGACTTTATTTGAAAAACGTGCTCATTAA
- a CDS encoding MurR/RpiR family transcriptional regulator → MLILEALKQQTDFTTTEKRIADYILANLPTLANSYIKELAAATYTSHSAIIRLAQKLGYHGFRDFQHTLTVAATAQAQALTAVDANFPFQVDDTAATIAKKLAAVTVTAIQTAHAQLDTAQLTATAKLLAHADRIFLFSHGDSQLRARSFQNKLVKINKFAIIAEEYSDDAWNAANLSPNDCAIFISYTGTTTTHQQFATYFQAHQIPTVLLTGNAQSPLIPLTTQQLISVQRETDFAKVGTFASQAAFEYLLDTLFSLLYVQDYRHNLSNLQQNQDLMQHGPLQTK, encoded by the coding sequence ATGCTAATTTTGGAAGCTTTAAAACAACAAACCGACTTCACCACGACTGAAAAACGCATTGCTGATTATATTTTGGCAAATTTGCCGACATTAGCCAATAGCTACATTAAAGAACTCGCCGCTGCGACCTATACCTCACACTCGGCGATTATTCGACTGGCGCAAAAGCTGGGCTACCATGGTTTTCGTGATTTTCAACATACCTTGACCGTCGCCGCCACCGCCCAAGCACAGGCGTTGACCGCTGTTGATGCCAACTTTCCATTTCAAGTGGATGATACGGCTGCGACGATTGCTAAAAAGTTAGCCGCCGTGACCGTCACGGCGATTCAAACCGCCCATGCCCAACTCGATACAGCTCAATTAACTGCGACCGCTAAATTACTCGCCCACGCCGACCGAATCTTTTTATTCAGTCATGGGGATTCACAATTACGCGCCCGCAGTTTTCAAAACAAGTTGGTCAAAATCAATAAATTTGCAATTATTGCCGAAGAATATAGCGATGACGCTTGGAACGCGGCTAATTTATCCCCCAACGATTGTGCGATTTTCATTTCATATACCGGTACGACGACCACTCATCAACAATTTGCCACTTACTTTCAAGCACACCAGATTCCAACGGTCCTGTTAACCGGTAATGCGCAATCGCCACTGATTCCACTCACAACACAACAACTGATCTCAGTTCAACGTGAGACAGATTTTGCCAAGGTCGGCACATTTGCTTCACAAGCCGCTTTTGAGTACTTATTGGATACGTTATTCTCGTTACTATACGTTCAAGACTATCGTCATAATTTAAGCAATCTTCAACAGAATCAAGATTTGATGCAACATGGCCCCCTACAAACAAAATAA
- a CDS encoding polyphosphate kinase 2 family protein — translation MNFEKQYRYTGKQPLGLTALPTGPDEKYNDEKVIKTQIAKNIKQLTELQGKLYAQDRYGVLIVFQAMDAAGKDSMIAHIMSGVNPQGCEVVSFKQPTSKEIAHDYLWRIHEQVPKRGMIGIFNRSYYEDVLVSRVHPNIIVNEHIGAIETPDQVNEAFFNRRFKDMRYFEDYLEHNGYLVLKFFLHMSKDEQKQRFIRRIELPNHNWKFSAADIRERKYWDNYQQVYDEAITHTATKSTPWYVIPSDSKWYSRLCVSEIINRRLNELPLAYPSLGAADQAQLKTALDQLDREKD, via the coding sequence GTGAATTTTGAAAAGCAATATCGATATACCGGAAAGCAACCGTTGGGATTGACGGCGCTACCAACGGGACCGGATGAAAAATATAATGATGAAAAAGTGATCAAGACCCAAATTGCTAAAAATATTAAGCAATTAACCGAGCTGCAAGGCAAATTGTATGCGCAAGATCGTTACGGTGTGCTAATCGTGTTTCAGGCCATGGATGCGGCGGGCAAGGATAGCATGATTGCGCACATCATGAGTGGTGTTAATCCCCAAGGTTGTGAAGTAGTCTCTTTCAAGCAACCGACCAGCAAAGAAATTGCGCATGATTACTTGTGGCGGATTCACGAACAAGTGCCAAAGCGCGGCATGATTGGAATCTTTAATCGCTCTTATTACGAAGATGTTTTAGTGAGTCGGGTTCATCCAAATATTATCGTCAATGAGCATATTGGCGCGATTGAAACGCCGGATCAAGTTAACGAGGCATTCTTCAACCGTCGCTTTAAAGATATGCGTTACTTTGAGGATTATTTAGAGCACAATGGTTATTTGGTGTTGAAGTTCTTCTTGCATATGTCCAAAGACGAACAAAAACAACGCTTTATTCGCCGGATTGAATTACCTAATCATAATTGGAAATTTTCAGCGGCTGATATTCGTGAACGTAAATATTGGGACAATTATCAACAAGTTTATGATGAAGCGATTACGCATACGGCGACGAAAAGTACGCCATGGTACGTGATTCCTTCGGATAGCAAGTGGTATTCACGACTTTGCGTTTCAGAAATTATTAACCGGCGCCTAAACGAGTTACCATTAGCCTACCCGTCATTAGGGGCAGCAGATCAGGCACAGTTAAAGACGGCGCTAGATCAATTAGATCGTGAAAAAGATTAG
- a CDS encoding nucleoside hydrolase, with protein sequence MAKRKMILDLDTGIDDAMAIAYAVGAPDVDLIGIISSYGNVVVQQAAHNSLQILALLGATNVPVYVGEPHSSTTEHFDVMTISQQIHGKNGIGEVKLPEPDRQIESQSGVDFLIDAVHQYGADLTLVPTGPLTNLAAALKKSPDIASQIGNVTIMGGALTVPGNVSHYAEANINQDAEAANAVFTSNLKLTMVGLDVTLRTLLTKHETGQWRDLKTTAGEKFADIVDYYIAAYDITSPDLHGCALHDPLAVGVALDPSFVTTLGLNMYVQDSGEDYGRTIGDPARLADPETNVTVALTVDKDRYLKTFMSYLTTLFKQH encoded by the coding sequence ATGGCAAAACGTAAAATGATTTTAGATTTAGATACGGGAATCGACGATGCAATGGCCATCGCCTATGCGGTCGGCGCACCCGATGTTGATTTAATCGGGATTATTAGTTCATACGGTAACGTGGTCGTGCAACAAGCCGCCCACAATAGCTTACAAATTCTGGCATTGTTAGGCGCAACGAACGTCCCCGTCTACGTGGGCGAACCACATTCCAGTACCACGGAACATTTTGATGTCATGACTATCTCACAACAGATTCACGGTAAAAACGGGATTGGTGAAGTAAAATTACCCGAACCTGACCGCCAAATCGAGTCTCAATCCGGAGTGGATTTCTTAATTGATGCCGTCCATCAATACGGTGCCGACTTAACGCTAGTGCCCACTGGTCCCTTAACAAACCTGGCCGCGGCCTTGAAAAAATCACCCGACATTGCCAGCCAAATTGGTAATGTGACCATCATGGGTGGCGCGTTGACTGTTCCCGGCAATGTGAGTCATTATGCGGAAGCCAATATCAATCAGGATGCGGAAGCCGCTAATGCCGTCTTCACTAGTAACTTAAAATTGACCATGGTTGGCTTGGACGTGACACTACGGACCTTACTGACGAAACATGAAACTGGTCAATGGCGTGACTTAAAGACTACTGCCGGTGAAAAGTTTGCAGATATCGTCGATTACTACATCGCCGCTTATGACATTACCAGTCCCGACTTACATGGCTGCGCCTTACACGATCCGTTAGCCGTTGGTGTGGCCCTAGATCCAAGCTTCGTCACCACTTTAGGTCTAAATATGTATGTTCAGGACAGTGGCGAAGATTACGGTCGGACGATCGGTGATCCAGCCCGTTTAGCTGATCCGGAGACCAACGTGACCGTCGCTTTGACCGTTGACAAAGACCGCTATTTAAAGACGTTCATGAGCTACTTAACAACTTTGTTCAAACAACATTAA
- a CDS encoding HAD family hydrolase: MGAKLAVFDIDDTLLDTNKKLLPSTITSIEKLKQQDINVAIATGRNYAMAKNVIQELDLRDFVLCNGSAAFANHEQVHQHTLSRENVTKLVQAADAANIDIVVESLGTLYAHSHPSAATADVLSTFLAPELTYDPDYHLTHDVYQAMMFYRPEQDALLPHPDEFSFVRFHEDGVDVIPKVGSKAEGIAKLAAALNVAPADVVAFGDGQNDREMLASAGIGIAMGNASDEVKQQADRVTTDCNHDGIANGLKAIGWIS, translated from the coding sequence ATGGGTGCGAAATTAGCGGTTTTTGATATCGACGATACGTTGTTAGATACCAATAAAAAATTATTACCAAGTACGATCACGAGTATTGAAAAATTAAAGCAACAAGACATTAACGTGGCGATTGCGACAGGGCGGAACTACGCAATGGCTAAAAATGTGATTCAGGAGTTGGATCTGCGCGACTTTGTCTTGTGTAACGGTTCGGCGGCTTTTGCCAATCATGAACAAGTTCATCAACACACGTTGTCACGGGAGAATGTGACCAAGTTAGTGCAGGCGGCGGATGCGGCTAACATTGATATTGTGGTCGAATCGCTGGGAACCTTATACGCCCATAGTCATCCTTCGGCAGCTACCGCGGATGTTCTGAGCACCTTCTTAGCGCCGGAGTTAACTTATGATCCTGATTATCATTTAACGCACGATGTGTATCAAGCGATGATGTTTTATCGTCCAGAACAAGATGCTTTATTGCCACATCCAGACGAATTTTCATTTGTTCGTTTTCATGAAGATGGCGTTGATGTGATTCCTAAAGTAGGTTCCAAAGCAGAAGGTATCGCCAAGTTAGCGGCAGCCTTAAACGTGGCCCCAGCGGATGTCGTGGCTTTTGGTGATGGTCAAAACGACCGCGAGATGTTGGCAAGCGCCGGCATCGGTATTGCGATGGGCAATGCTTCAGATGAAGTCAAGCAACAGGCAGATCGTGTCACGACCGATTGTAATCATGATGGCATCGCCAACGGTTTGAAAGCGATTGGCTGGATCAGCTAG
- a CDS encoding Gfo/Idh/MocA family protein, with product MRLGILGTGKIVQDFLTMVGDLPAIDLTAILSTPHSVAHAHDLQTNYEIGQVYTDYDALLADTTIDTVYVALPNSLHYTFSKQALLAGKNVICEKPFTLNSAQFTELEALAMAKDLVLIEAITNQYLPNYQQIKADLPKLGDLKIVDCNYSQYSSRYDRFKQGVILPAFNPKLGGGALMDLNIYNIHFVVGLLGAPTAVHYAANVERDIDTSGVLTLVYPQTQVVCIGAKDCDAPIKSTLQGNQGSIVVTGPTNTVERYTETANGGEPQTITLNRHPHRMFSEFAKFEQVIANHDMTFVKQQLAHSKTVMAVVDAALADAGIKLG from the coding sequence ATGCGATTAGGAATTTTAGGCACGGGTAAAATTGTGCAAGACTTTTTGACGATGGTCGGGGATTTGCCGGCGATTGACCTCACCGCAATTTTGAGTACCCCGCACAGTGTGGCCCATGCACATGATTTGCAAACCAACTATGAGATTGGGCAAGTTTATACGGATTATGATGCACTATTGGCTGATACGACCATTGACACGGTTTACGTGGCTTTGCCCAATTCACTACATTATACCTTTAGCAAACAAGCGTTATTGGCAGGTAAAAATGTCATTTGTGAGAAACCATTCACCCTCAATTCGGCTCAATTCACGGAGCTTGAAGCATTGGCTATGGCCAAAGATTTGGTGCTGATTGAAGCGATTACGAACCAGTACTTGCCAAACTATCAACAAATCAAAGCCGATTTACCAAAGTTAGGCGATTTGAAGATTGTTGATTGCAATTATTCACAATATTCGTCACGCTATGATCGGTTCAAGCAAGGAGTTATCTTGCCGGCCTTTAATCCCAAATTGGGTGGTGGGGCGTTGATGGATTTGAATATTTATAACATCCACTTTGTCGTTGGATTGCTAGGTGCGCCAACAGCGGTTCATTATGCGGCTAACGTTGAACGTGATATTGACACGTCAGGAGTATTGACCTTAGTTTATCCGCAGACTCAAGTTGTTTGTATTGGCGCTAAGGATTGTGATGCGCCAATTAAATCAACACTGCAAGGCAATCAAGGGTCAATCGTGGTCACTGGTCCCACGAATACCGTCGAGCGTTACACCGAAACGGCCAATGGTGGCGAGCCACAAACGATAACGTTAAATCGGCATCCACACCGGATGTTTTCAGAATTTGCTAAGTTTGAACAAGTTATCGCTAACCATGATATGACTTTCGTCAAACAGCAGCTAGCACATTCCAAAACGGTGATGGCTGTGGTGGATGCTGCATTGGCAGACGCTGGCATCAAATTAGGCTAA
- a CDS encoding MFS transporter, whose translation MIKFIKNNQVFTALSGINLFSKIGDRLFYTTMLTLAATIPQANFAVMLVSISETAPILFSFFLGSLADTKSNKLAHLIQNSVTRSIVFLIIAWLCRNSMTLILIFFIACFNFIADLLGNFSSALISPFTKVLVTKEDMPQAQGIISVTAQLVSILATLLGSLMLSFFLSRTVAIANAGIFLLVGISFFLITPYLTHVSKDIPINHQHNIWLLVKTNFKSLLQDKKLLNDLIQLSLLNGFFGGVTPIFTLFIQKGTATIFFSRPLTIALLSGIVTVSMLLGNGCSVKLLTSTTNSTLSLIADFFIAVSGLGFFTRHIFLVFIGTGIVAFFLGMISPRFSTNIINKYPTQQLGGMITTVNSCLVLAPPVTSLLFPLLSNINLNFAYCGFVVYALLLIIIRIPISKKIAKSSHY comes from the coding sequence TTGATTAAATTCATCAAAAATAATCAGGTCTTTACAGCATTATCTGGTATAAATTTGTTTTCAAAAATTGGTGACCGTTTATTTTATACAACAATGCTTACATTAGCAGCCACCATTCCACAAGCAAACTTCGCAGTAATGTTAGTTTCCATATCGGAAACAGCACCAATTTTATTTAGCTTTTTCTTAGGAAGCTTAGCAGATACTAAATCAAATAAGTTAGCACATCTCATTCAAAATTCAGTCACAAGATCTATAGTATTTTTAATAATTGCCTGGTTGTGTCGCAATTCAATGACCCTGATTTTGATTTTTTTTATCGCATGCTTTAACTTCATTGCTGACTTACTTGGCAACTTTTCTTCGGCTTTGATATCACCTTTTACAAAAGTTTTAGTTACCAAGGAAGATATGCCACAAGCACAAGGAATCATTAGCGTCACAGCACAATTAGTTAGTATCTTGGCGACGCTGCTTGGTTCACTCATGTTATCTTTTTTTCTAAGCCGAACCGTAGCCATCGCTAATGCTGGAATTTTTTTATTAGTGGGTATTAGCTTTTTTCTTATTACCCCTTACCTTACACATGTTTCCAAAGATATACCAATTAATCATCAACATAATATCTGGTTATTGGTTAAAACAAATTTCAAATCGCTATTACAAGATAAAAAGTTATTAAATGATTTAATTCAATTATCACTGCTCAATGGTTTCTTTGGCGGAGTTACCCCCATTTTCACACTATTTATTCAAAAGGGCACTGCGACAATTTTCTTTTCGCGTCCATTAACTATTGCCCTATTGTCAGGTATCGTGACAGTGTCAATGTTACTTGGCAACGGATGTAGTGTTAAACTGCTCACTTCAACAACGAATAGTACGCTAAGTTTAATTGCTGATTTTTTCATAGCCGTATCCGGTTTAGGCTTTTTCACACGTCATATTTTCCTAGTTTTTATCGGTACTGGTATCGTCGCCTTTTTCTTGGGAATGATCTCCCCTCGTTTTTCAACCAACATCATTAACAAGTATCCTACTCAGCAGTTGGGTGGAATGATAACTACCGTCAATTCATGTTTGGTACTAGCGCCACCAGTAACGAGCTTATTATTTCCTTTGTTATCCAATATCAATTTGAATTTCGCATATTGTGGCTTTGTTGTCTATGCGTTACTGCTGATAATAATTCGAATTCCCATTTCAAAGAAAATAGCTAAATCATCACATTATTAA
- a CDS encoding nitroreductase family protein, translated as MTINQPINDVIEARHSVRNYDGTTKISQTEMTAMLKLAFLAPSALNLQPIRAMVIATPQIRQQLATATGNKRQLTTASAVVLFVNDRENLAEAQPFLPAQRADNPAQSDIAALDTGLVAMQFMLVAKDHGYDTNPMTGFDHAAFSRILKLDPVRYEPRLLVAIGKAVQPGKGAPHKASQALIEFR; from the coding sequence ATGACAATTAATCAGCCAATTAATGATGTAATCGAAGCACGACATTCAGTCCGCAATTATGATGGGACGACTAAAATCTCACAAACTGAGATGACCGCAATGTTAAAATTAGCCTTTTTAGCGCCCAGCGCATTAAATTTACAGCCGATTCGTGCGATGGTGATCGCCACGCCACAAATCCGCCAACAATTAGCCACCGCTACCGGCAATAAACGCCAATTAACCACTGCGAGCGCGGTCGTTTTATTCGTGAATGACCGTGAAAATTTGGCAGAAGCTCAGCCATTTTTACCAGCACAACGCGCGGATAATCCCGCCCAGTCAGATATCGCAGCACTCGACACGGGATTAGTCGCGATGCAGTTTATGCTAGTTGCAAAGGATCATGGCTATGATACGAATCCCATGACAGGCTTTGACCATGCGGCGTTCAGTCGAATCTTAAAATTAGATCCGGTGCGTTATGAGCCGCGACTATTAGTAGCCATTGGAAAAGCGGTGCAACCAGGAAAAGGCGCACCACATAAAGCCAGTCAAGCATTAATTGAATTTCGGTAA
- a CDS encoding alpha/beta hydrolase: MRRKQLIISLAGLSVVLVIGSGAYWQHRLQPLKTVQVHQTKIPTIFIGGDYAKAFSTDGFVHRLSETHLMTKALVVHVGRQGQVHVTKYAPLRDNPTIQVIYAVNHQPAKQTRQLAKVMHVLKQRYHVTCYNAVGHSSGGNIIFNYLTRTPQHDQPQIHKFVTLGSNYPAVAVALKKLPAKLPILNIGGQLYRTNGDGTVSLKSVLAFSTALKKQHFQPKTQIIHGGPLTAAHSMLHINPQVDRDIVTFLYGH; this comes from the coding sequence ATGCGGCGAAAACAACTTATCATCAGTTTAGCAGGACTCAGTGTCGTGCTGGTCATCGGGAGCGGCGCTTACTGGCAACATCGGCTACAACCGCTCAAAACCGTCCAAGTTCACCAAACTAAGATACCCACGATTTTTATTGGCGGTGACTATGCCAAAGCCTTTTCAACTGATGGCTTCGTCCACCGATTAAGCGAGACGCATTTGATGACCAAGGCCCTAGTAGTCCACGTTGGTCGCCAAGGACAGGTCCACGTCACAAAATACGCTCCACTACGTGATAACCCAACCATTCAAGTGATTTATGCCGTCAATCACCAACCAGCCAAGCAAACCCGACAACTTGCTAAAGTCATGCACGTTTTAAAACAACGCTATCATGTCACTTGTTATAATGCGGTCGGCCATTCTTCTGGTGGCAATATTATCTTCAATTATTTGACGCGCACCCCACAACACGATCAGCCCCAGATTCATAAATTTGTCACCTTGGGCTCAAATTATCCGGCTGTTGCGGTTGCCCTCAAAAAATTACCAGCCAAGCTACCAATTCTTAATATTGGTGGCCAATTATACCGAACCAACGGCGATGGCACCGTATCACTTAAATCAGTGTTGGCATTTAGTACGGCGTTAAAAAAGCAACATTTCCAGCCTAAAACACAAATCATCCACGGGGGGCCACTAACTGCAGCACACTCCATGTTGCACATTAATCCGCAAGTTGACCGCGATATCGTGACCTTTTTGTATGGTCACTAA
- a CDS encoding LacI family DNA-binding transcriptional regulator has translation MTNIHDIARLSGYSVSTVSRVINHQKYVADDKRAKVEKIMQELDYAPNRVARDLSKGQTKTIGVVLPYANHPYFARVIDGIVMAAFEAGYKITLLPTNYDMTIERQYLDQLRSKAYDALIFTSRSSQLDTLERYRKYGQIVCCEDPGEDRPLAAAYTDRLASFVSALTWAKSNGYKRMGVVLSRNNVISASTRITREAYEQVYGHLADRELFTGAVKFEDGYRAGAYFAKLQPQVDAVFANGDDIAAGIQRYDTEHQLPPLPVIGQENLLSSRLLKFSTIDHHLEALGQAAFKLAIGHTTEHELIKSEFIKR, from the coding sequence ATGACAAATATTCATGATATTGCGCGTTTGTCTGGTTATTCCGTTTCGACGGTGTCACGGGTGATCAATCATCAGAAGTACGTTGCGGATGATAAACGAGCTAAAGTGGAAAAAATCATGCAAGAATTGGATTATGCGCCAAATCGGGTCGCTCGTGATCTCAGTAAGGGTCAGACGAAGACGATTGGTGTGGTGTTACCATACGCAAATCATCCGTATTTCGCCAGAGTGATTGACGGGATTGTCATGGCGGCTTTTGAAGCCGGTTACAAGATTACGTTGTTGCCGACGAACTATGATATGACGATTGAACGCCAATACCTAGATCAGTTGCGCAGTAAGGCTTATGACGCTTTGATTTTCACCTCGCGCAGTAGTCAATTGGATACGCTGGAGCGCTACCGCAAATATGGGCAGATCGTCTGTTGTGAAGATCCAGGCGAAGATCGGCCATTGGCGGCGGCGTATACGGATCGACTGGCTTCATTTGTGAGCGCTTTAACGTGGGCTAAAAGTAACGGTTATAAACGGATGGGCGTAGTCTTGAGCCGTAACAATGTGATTAGCGCTAGTACACGCATCACGCGTGAAGCCTACGAGCAAGTCTATGGTCATTTAGCCGACCGTGAATTGTTCACTGGCGCGGTCAAATTTGAGGATGGTTATCGAGCGGGGGCTTACTTTGCGAAATTACAGCCGCAAGTTGATGCCGTCTTTGCCAATGGCGATGACATTGCGGCGGGAATTCAACGGTATGATACGGAACATCAGTTGCCGCCGTTGCCGGTCATTGGACAAGAGAATTTGTTATCCAGTCGATTATTAAAATTTTCAACGATCGACCATCATTTGGAAGCTTTAGGACAGGCGGCTTTCAAATTAGCCATTGGTCATACGACCGAACATGAATTAATTAAATCTGAATTTATTAAGCGATAA
- a CDS encoding Rgg family transcriptional regulator: protein MYGPEIKKIRVAKSLSLKSVYVGVCSKTNAIKFEKGDRTLAADKFHQVLSNLMITMDEFLWINNDFKPTLGDYRQYQLKETWNSDQLTDFEVLIHQVEGEKNQIERVKLASYRLLSHYKAQKKSAKGDLDLVIDYFSNLSAWTLEDVRFFANNCYVLPYDQMLNLLTEVLKVLQRYRYYPQSKAIFATAFLNCVDRMIRHADFSKSLVIIEQLKLLTSEVTMAGYRLLVMYYEAKIQYLRKDKASGKVALLKVLKTAQFLGATQIVTEIDKLLK from the coding sequence ATGTATGGACCAGAAATCAAGAAAATTAGAGTAGCCAAATCTTTATCGTTAAAGTCAGTATATGTTGGCGTTTGTTCAAAAACTAATGCCATAAAATTTGAAAAAGGTGATCGAACCTTAGCAGCTGATAAATTTCATCAAGTGCTATCCAATTTAATGATAACTATGGATGAGTTTTTATGGATTAATAATGACTTTAAACCAACTTTAGGTGATTATCGACAATACCAATTAAAAGAAACGTGGAATTCTGATCAATTGACCGATTTTGAAGTGCTTATACACCAAGTTGAAGGTGAGAAAAATCAAATTGAAAGGGTTAAATTAGCTAGTTATCGATTATTGAGTCATTATAAAGCACAAAAAAAATCAGCGAAGGGTGATCTTGATCTAGTTATTGACTATTTTTCAAACTTATCAGCATGGACTTTAGAAGATGTCCGCTTTTTTGCTAATAACTGTTATGTATTGCCGTATGACCAAATGCTGAATTTGCTCACGGAGGTGCTGAAAGTTCTGCAACGTTATCGATATTATCCACAAAGCAAAGCGATTTTTGCGACTGCATTTCTAAATTGTGTTGATCGTATGATACGGCATGCTGATTTTTCAAAATCATTGGTGATTATTGAACAGCTAAAGCTTCTGACAAGTGAAGTCACTATGGCGGGATACCGGTTACTAGTAATGTATTATGAAGCAAAAATACAGTATTTGAGAAAAGATAAAGCGAGTGGCAAAGTAGCGTTATTGAAGGTATTGAAAACAGCACAATTTCTGGGTGCTACACAAATTGTGACAGAAATAGATAAATTGCTAAAATAA